A DNA window from Zonotrichia albicollis isolate bZonAlb1 chromosome 2, bZonAlb1.hap1, whole genome shotgun sequence contains the following coding sequences:
- the LOC141728169 gene encoding epidermal differentiation-specific protein-like isoform X2: MGKIIVYEHANFQGMSKEFHTNIANLKDADWNDCISSVRVIGHPWVAYQHVDYKGQLLVLEEGDHDFVGKKMNDRISSLQVITENLHNPQITLYEHADYQGKSRIIREATNLTRGHDDNTTSSHKVQKGVWLLCEHGDGSGFQYIAREHEHLPNYKAIKFNDKLSFLRPLRPGCGC, encoded by the coding sequence ATGGGGAAAATCATTGTTTATGAGCATGCCAACTTCCAGGGTATGTCCAAAGAATTCCACACCAACATTGCCAACCTAAAAGATGCAGATTGGAATGATTGTATCTCCTCAGTGAGAGTAATCGGCCATCCTTGGGTGGCTTATCAGCATGTAGACTATAAAGGACAGTTACTGGTACTTGAGGAGGGAGATCATGACTTCGTTGGCAAAAAGATGAATGACaggatcagctctctgcaggtgATCACTGAAAATCTGCACAATCCCCAGATCACTCTCTATGAGCACGCTGATTATCAAGGGAAGAGCAGAATAATAAGAGAAGCAACCAACCTGACCAGGGGACATGATGATAACACCACATCTTCACACAAGGTTCAGAAAGGTGTCTGGCTGCTGTGTGAACACGGTGATGGAAGTGGATTTCAATACATTGCACGAGAGCACGAGCACCTTCCAAATTACAAGGCAATCAAGTTCAACGACAAGCTTTCCTTCCTGCGCCCCCTGCGCCCTGGATGTGGCTGTTAG
- the LOC141728169 gene encoding epidermal differentiation-specific protein-like isoform X1, producing MGKIIIYEHANFKGLSREFTTDISNLKDADWNDIVSSVKVIGQPWVAYEHVDYKGRFLVFEEGEYSFVGKEMNDRISSLQVITESLYNPQITLYEHINYQGKSRIIREANNLAAGYDNDIMSSHKVQRGVWLLCEHSDGSGIQYLALEHEHFPNYKAINFNDELSFLRPLRPGCGC from the coding sequence ATGGGCAAAATCATCATTTATGAGCATGCCAACTTCAAGGGCCTGTCCAGAGAATTCACCACCGACATTTCCAATCTAAAAGATGCAGATTGGAATGATATTGTCTCCTCAGTGAAAGTAATTGGCCAGCCGTGGGTGGCTTATGAGCATGTTGATTACAAGGGTCGGTTTCTGGTGTTTGAGGAGGGAGAATATAGCTTTGTAGGTAAAGAGATGAATGACaggatcagctctctgcaggtgATCACTGAAAGTCTGTACAATCCCCAGATCACTCTCTATGAACACATTAATTATCAAGGGAAGAGCAGAATAATAAGAGAAGCAAACAACCTGGCTGCAGGATATGACAATGATATCATGTCTTCCCACAAAGTCCAGAGAGGTGTCTGGCTGCTGTGTGAGCACAGCGATGGAAGTGGAATTCAATACCTTGCCCTGGAGCATGAGCACTTTCCAAATTACAAGGCAATCAATTTCAACGACGAGCTTTCCTTCCTGCGTCCCCTGCgccctggctgtggctgttAA